One window of the Mixophyes fleayi isolate aMixFle1 chromosome 6, aMixFle1.hap1, whole genome shotgun sequence genome contains the following:
- the LOC142095312 gene encoding olfactory receptor 5AR1-like has translation MSISLISHSEGQEILTGNKSDVIEFMIWGLSNTPKLQPVLFLVFFLIYLLTVFGNIVIITLIFSDNHLQKPMYCFLCNMSFLDISYSTVTAPYMLYTFITGNKKLSIKRCMVQLYFFNSFASAEYLLLTTMAYDRYMAICKPLSYPQAMNQRACFYLAVTAWISGFLAALPVTVLSSALSFCASNVINHFFCDVTPLLKLACNDTIAIELTMFTEGVVLLFSCFLLTVMSYIYIISAILKIQSTEGRHKAFSTCASHLTVVILFYLLVVGVYMKPTSSYSLDEGKFLSVLYVNIIPMLNPFIYSLRNKDVKDALSKAYKERLQNTHL, from the coding sequence ATGTCTATATCATTGATTTCACATAGTGAAGGACAAGAAATTTTGACTGGCAACAAAAGCGATGTCATAGAATTTATGATCTGGGGGCTTTCAAATACCCCAAAATTGCAACCAGTACTATTCctggttttctttttaatttatctACTTACGGTGTTTGGCAACATTGTCATCATAACTTTGATCTTCAGTGACAATCATTTGCAGAAACCCATGtactgttttctctgtaacatgtCATTTTTGGATATTTCCTATAGTACGGTTACTGCCCCTTATATGTTGTATACCTTCATCACAGGTAATAAAAAGTTATCTATCAAGAGATGCATGGTGCAACTTTACTTTTTCAACTCTTTTGCCAGTGCCGAATATCTTCTGCTCACTACAATGGCATACGACCGCTACATGGCAATTTGTAAGCCACTTTCTTATCCCCAAGCCATGAACCAGAGAGCTTGCTTTTATTTAGCTGTGACCGCTTGGATATCTGGCTTTTTAGCAGCCCTTCCTGTTACAGTTCTTTCTTCAGCTTTGTCTTTCTGTGCATCAAATGTGATCAACCAtttcttttgtgatgtcactcctttgctgaagctagCCTGCAATGACACCATAGCTATTGAATTAACAATGTTCACCGAAGGTGTTGTGCTGCTGTTCAGCTGCTTCCTTCTCACTGTGATGTCCTATATCTATATAATCTCTGCTATACTTAAGATTCAATCCACGGAGGGAAGGCACAAAGCCTTCTCCACTTGTGCTTCTCATCTTACAGTTGTTATCCTTTTCTATCTCCTGGTTGTGGGTGTGTATATGAAGCCAACTTCTTCCTACTCATTGGATGAAGGAAAATTTTTGTCTGTTCTCTATGTGAACATTATTCCCATGTTAAATCCCTTTATCTATAGCCTTAGGAACAAAGATGTTAAAGATGCATTATCGAAAGCATATAAGGAAAGGTTGCAAAACACCCACTTATAA